CTCGTGCCGGTTTATCCCGGCGACTCTGCTCTTGCTCTTTATCTTGCTCTTGCTCAAATCCTGTTTCAGCCAGAGAAGGGGTGGTTGGGTACGGAAAGATGAATTGTTTGGGGATTTTGGGCACGAGCAAGATAAAGAGCAAGAGCAAGAGCAAGAAAGGACGCCCATGCCAATCTGCCAGCGTGTCACGTCGCTGCAATTTTGACGCGTTTGCCCTGGACCCGGGAACATGCCCGCATTCCGCGCCAAATGGAGGCGCGCCCGCCCCGCATGCCATAATGGGGCGCGCATCCGGCGCACCCGAAAGGCAACGGCCATGCAGACGCTGAGAGAAAATGTCGCCCAACTGGTGAACACCACCCCGCTGGTGGACACGCACGAGCACCTCTGGGAGGAGGCGAACCGGATCAAGGCCCTCTCGGACAAGGGAAACGGCCGCCTTGCCGCGCCGGACTTCGGCATACTGCTGAGCCATTACACGGATTCGGACCTCTATGCGGCGGGCGCGCCGCCCAACACCATCGCGCAGGTAACGTCGCACCGCCTGTCCCCCCGCGAGAAATGGGACCTGGTGGCCCCGTGGTACCCCAAGGTGCGGAACACGGGTTATTACCTCTGCCTGCGCGAGACCCTGCGCCTGCTCTACGGCGTGGACGACCTCGCGGCGGACAATGTGGAGGCCGTGTCGGAGAAAATCCGCGCGGGTGTGGTGCCCGGTTTCTATGAAAAACTGCTCCGGGAAACGGCGAACATCGAGGTGTGCCATGTGAACAGCCTCGAAGGCGCCATTTTCATGGACACGGCCCAGCCCGAACTGCTCGCGCAGGACCTCAGCTTTGTCACTTTCTGCTCATTGGGCGGCTGGGAGCGGGTGGCGGAGAAGGCCGGTGTGACCGTGTCGTCCCTGAAAGACTGGCACCGGGCCATTGACTGGTGCTTTGAACAGTACGGTCCCCGGGCGATTGCGCTGAAGAACCAGATGGCCTACCAGCGCAGACTGGATTTCGCCGCAGTCACCTCGGAAGAGGCGGCGCCCCTGTTCGAGAAACTGCTGCAAGACGGAAAAAAGGTGCCCGCCGCGGAGCGAAAGGCGGTCGAGGACCATCTGTTCCACTACTGTCTGGGGAAGGCGCAGGAGCAGAACCTGCCCGTGAAGCTGCACACGGGCTACTATGCGGGCCACGGCTACATGCCCCTGGAGCGTGTCCGGCAGAATGCGGGCGACGTGTGCGCCCTGCTTGCCGCCTATCCAAAAGTGCGCTTCGACCTGTTCCACATCGGCTACCCCTACCAGGACGAGTTCATCGCCGTCGCCAAACACTTCGCCAACGCCTGGATTGACATGTGCTGGGCGTGGATCATCAGCCCCGAGGCGTCACGGCATTTCCTCTCCGAACTGCTTGTCACCGCTCCGGCGAACAAGGTCTTCACTTTCGGCGGCGACTTCATCCCCGTGGAGATGGTGCCCGGCCATGCCGTCGTGGCCCGGCGCGGCATCACCCTGGCGCTCTGCGATCTGGTGGAGGGCGGATGGCTCGCCGAAAAGGACGTGCCGGACATGGCGGAGCGCGTCATGCGCGGCAACGCCAACGAGTTCTTTGACCATGCGGGCCGCCTGGCCGCCTGGCGCGAAACGAAAAGCGGCGCCAAAAAATAACCCAGGCTCCCCGAAACTCCTGTCCAAACCGGCGGCGGGCGCACGGCCCGCGCCTTTGGGATACCCCGCAAGTTGATGAATCTCCGCGAACTGCTTCTGGCTGAAATCCTGCCGACGGTCGAGAAACCGTCCCGCTACCTGGGCACGGAACTGCATTCGGTCCACAAAGACCCCGCCACCGTGCGGCTGCGCGTGGCGCTGGTTTTCCCGGACGTGTACGAGCTGGGCCTGGGCAACCTCGGGCTGCACATTCTCTACCACATCCTGAACGGCATGGACGGGGTCTGGGCGGAGCGGGCCTACACGCCCGCGCCGGACCTGGAGGCGGCGCTGCGCGCGCGGGGCCTGCCGCTCTTTCTTCACGAGTCCAAGGACCCGCTGGGCGCGGCGGACGCCGTGGGCTTCACCTTTCAGTCGGAGCTGACCTACGCCAACGTGCTGAACGCCATGGACCTGGCGGGGTTCGCCGTGCGCGCGGCGGACCGGGCGGAGGACGCGCCGCTCTTCTTCGCGGGCGGGCCGACGGCCTGCAACCCGGAACCCATGGCCGCGTTCATGGATTTTTTCGTCATCGGCGACGGCGAGGAGGCGGTGGCGGAGATCGCCAACGCCCTGCTGCCCCTGCGGGGCGCGCCGCGCCGGCGGCGGCTGGAGGCGGTGGCGGGGATTCCCGGTGTTTATGTCCCGTCCCTGCATCCGGTGGAAATGGTGGGCGGGGTTCCCTTCGCCGACGCGGGTGTGAAGGTCACCCGCCGTGTGACGGCGTCGCTCGAGGACGCGCCGTACCCGGTGCGGGGCATCGTCCCCTTCACCCAGTTGGTCCACGACGGTGTGGGCATCGAGGTGCTCCGGGGCTGCACGCAGGGCTGCCGATTCTGCCAGGCGGGCATGATAAACCGCCCCGTGCGCGAGCGCGGCCCCGAAACTGTGGCGGGCCTGCTGGGTAAAAGCCTGGACAACACCGGACTCGAAGAGTCCACGCTGGTCTCCCTGTCCACCTGCGACCACTCCCGCGCGCGCAGCCTGGTGCGCGCGGCCATGGAAACGGCGGGCGCGCGCAGCGCCTCCGTGTCCCTCCCCTCGCTGCGGCTGGACACGTTCGCGGTGGAGCTGGCCGACATGATCACCGGCATGCGCCGCAGCGGCCTGACCTTTGCGCCCGAGGCGGCCACGCCGCGCCTGCGGGCGGTCATCAACAAGGCCATCCCCGACGAGGACCTCATCCACATGGCGGAGGAGGCCTGCCGCAGGGGCTGGGAGCATGTGAAGACCTATTTCATGATTGGCCTGCCCACGGAGCGCGACGAGGACGTGGCGGCCATTGCAGACCTCTGCCTGCGCACCCTGCGGGCCATGCGCCGCACACGCCGGGATGCCATGGTAAGGACCGGAGTCTCCACCTTTGTGCCCAAGCCCCACAGCCCGTTCCAGTTTGCCCCGCAGATTTCCATGGAGGAGACCATTGCCCGGCAGCGCATGCTCGCCGACGCCTTCCGCCCGCACCGGGGGATCAAGTTTGGACGGCACAACCCCGCCGCCTCGTTCATCGAGGGCCTCATCAGCCGGGGCGGGCGCGGCACGGCGGACCTCATCGAGGCGGCATGGCGGAACGGCGCGGGCTATGAGACCTGGGAGGAGCGTCTGAGCCTGGAACCCTGGACGCGGGCAGTAGAGGAGACAGGATATGACGCGGCGGCGGCTTTTGCCGAACGGCGGCCCGGTGACCGGCTTCCCTGGGACCACATTGACATGCTCACGGACCCAAAGTGGCTGGCGGATGAATGGGCGCGGGCGAAATCCCTTGAGCACGCGGGGGACTGCCGCAGGGGCCGGTGCAACCTCTGCGGCGTGAACCGGCGCGCGCCGGAACTCTGCGGCGAGATGCTGCGCCGCAGCGCGGCGGGCCGGGGGGAGGAGGAACTCCTGTGGGCCGCGCCGGAACGCCCCGGGCCGCAGGCGCGCCCGGAACCGGTCCAGCGTGTCCGGTTCCGCATCAGCCGCACGGGCGAGTCCCGCCTGCTGAGCCATCTGGAGACAACCCAGGTCTGGATACGCGCCCTGCGCCGCGCGGGCGCGGCCCTGGCCTATTCACAGGGGTTCCACGCGCATCCCAAGGTGACCTTTTCCACCGCGCTGCCCCTGGGCGAGGAGAGCCGGGGCGGGGACTTCATGGACGCGCTCTTCTCCGCGCCGGCCCGCCCAAGTGAACTGCTTGAACGGCTTGGGAAAACGCTGCCCATGGACTTCACCGCGGACGACGCCTGGGAGATGCCCCTGCGCTCGCCCGCGCTCATGGCCCTGGTGGCCGGGTTTGACTACGAACTGCACACCCGCGCCGACGCGCGGACACTGCGCGCGCGGGCGGGTGAGATGATGTCCGCCGCGGAACTTCCCATCGGCAGGACGGTGAAACACCGCCCCTCGGCAGGCGGACGCAGGGAGATTGAACTCGACCTCCGCCCACTTATCCACCACCTTGATGTGGAGGAGGGGCTGGACGGGACCGTGGTCCTGTTCTCGACCAGAATGCGCGACGGACGCCTTGCAAAGCCCCGCGAAATCATCGCGCTGCTCGGGCTGGACGCCCCGGCGGTGCGCGTGGTCAAAACGCGCACACTGCTCGCGGAGGTGGGCGCGGCGGATTTTACTTGACATTTGCGCGAAAAAGCCTATGATATGGAGAGGGTTTGACAAGTGCCGCACCGCTCCGGCGGGAACGCGCGAAAAAGCCCGGTCAACAACGCCGGACAACAACCGGTTTGGAGGAAGTCAGCCATGACGGAAAAGAAAAAATGCGCGAAGGGCGGGGCGGCGAAACTCGCCCAAAAGGGAATTGACGAGCTTGGCAACATCGTGGACATGCTTGCCGGAATGGTTCCGGACTCGGCCAAGAGCGCCGCGGACCGCTCCAAGTGCACCTCGGCGCATAGCGCGCGCGAGGTGGTGAAACTGGAGCGCAAGCTGTTCAAAAGCGCCCTGGACCTCCTCGGCAAGGTGGAAAAGCGGACCGGCAAGATGGTGGAGTCGGCCCTCACGGAGAACGAGAAGCTGCCGGTGGAGGCCCGCGGGGTCGCCAAGGAATGGTCGCGCGTCATGCGCGTGGGCCGGGACGAGCTGAAGAGCGCCGTCGAGAAGAGCTTCGACCTGGTGGACCAGTACCTGGCAAAGGCGGAGAAGTCCGCGAAGAAGACCGCCGCGAAGAAGCCGGCGGCGAAAAAAGCGCCCGCCAAAAAGGCCGCAGCAAAGAAGGCTCCGGCAAAGAAGCCCGCAGCCAAAAAGAAACCCGCCGCGAAGAAAACGGCGCCCCCGGCGGCGGAATCCGTCTCCTGACGGTTTCAGCCTGAGGGCGGGGTTGCGGGGCGCAGCAGCGAATACGTGGGCGGCGCGCCGCGCATCGCCGTTTTGTCGGTTAAAAGGCGGAAGCCGTTCTGCTGATAATAGACCACGTCCTCCGGGTCGTGCGTGATGACATAGGCGGGGATTCCGTCCCGGTCGGCCTGATCAAGAACGTGCCGGAGCAACGCCTTGCCGCAGCCCCTGCGCTGGTGCGCGGGGTCCACGCCGATAATCTCCAAAAACCAGTGCGGTTCACGCATTTCACCGTGGTGGCGCCGTTCGATGTCCAACTTCATCAGGATGCGCCGGTGCATCGTCTCCAAGCCGCAGTTGAACGGCTCCATGAGCATGCCCGCGCGGATAAAACGCCAAATTCCCGGCCCCTTCGGGCAATGGGGGGGCACCCACATGGCCACACCGCCGCCGTCCTCCGTCATGAAGGCGGCGCCCAGCTCCCGGTAGACCGGAATGATGCGCCGGTACAGCCAGCGGAGCTGTTGCGGCCGCTTTTCAGGGTCCGGATAAAGAAACAGGTTCAGGGGAAACATTTGGAACGCGCGCGCCAGAGCCTCCACGGCGCGTTCGTCGTCCTCCGGCCTGATGGGGTGAACCTTCATTGTGTCGTCCTTTGCTGTTCGGTATCACTTTTGCCGATTGGCCTGAGCGTCTTTTCTTGCTCTTGCTCTTAATCTTGCTCTTGCTCCAAATCCCTAAGCGAATCTGGTCTTCCATACTCCACAGCCTCTTCTCTGGCTGCCTGCGTTTGCCCTGTCATTTTGTCTGTGATCTCCGCTGAAATAAGAATAGAGCAAGAGCAGGAGCAAGAATAAAAACGAATGCCCCTGCGCCAATCGGCTAAACAGTTGCGATGTCCGTGGTTTAACTTTCCGCAACGGCGCGGCGCAGGTTTTCCAGCCCCAGCGCTATGCCCGAGAGGGGTTCCTCGATCCCCTCGAACTCCAGCGACAGCACGCCGTCAAAC
The genomic region above belongs to Candidatus Hydrogenedentota bacterium and contains:
- a CDS encoding amidohydrolase family protein, encoding MQTLRENVAQLVNTTPLVDTHEHLWEEANRIKALSDKGNGRLAAPDFGILLSHYTDSDLYAAGAPPNTIAQVTSHRLSPREKWDLVAPWYPKVRNTGYYLCLRETLRLLYGVDDLAADNVEAVSEKIRAGVVPGFYEKLLRETANIEVCHVNSLEGAIFMDTAQPELLAQDLSFVTFCSLGGWERVAEKAGVTVSSLKDWHRAIDWCFEQYGPRAIALKNQMAYQRRLDFAAVTSEEAAPLFEKLLQDGKKVPAAERKAVEDHLFHYCLGKAQEQNLPVKLHTGYYAGHGYMPLERVRQNAGDVCALLAAYPKVRFDLFHIGYPYQDEFIAVAKHFANAWIDMCWAWIISPEASRHFLSELLVTAPANKVFTFGGDFIPVEMVPGHAVVARRGITLALCDLVEGGWLAEKDVPDMAERVMRGNANEFFDHAGRLAAWRETKSGAKK
- a CDS encoding GNAT family N-acetyltransferase, whose product is MKVHPIRPEDDERAVEALARAFQMFPLNLFLYPDPEKRPQQLRWLYRRIIPVYRELGAAFMTEDGGGVAMWVPPHCPKGPGIWRFIRAGMLMEPFNCGLETMHRRILMKLDIERRHHGEMREPHWFLEIIGVDPAHQRRGCGKALLRHVLDQADRDGIPAYVITHDPEDVVYYQQNGFRLLTDKTAMRGAPPTYSLLRPATPPSG
- a CDS encoding TIGR03960 family B12-binding radical SAM protein, whose translation is MNLRELLLAEILPTVEKPSRYLGTELHSVHKDPATVRLRVALVFPDVYELGLGNLGLHILYHILNGMDGVWAERAYTPAPDLEAALRARGLPLFLHESKDPLGAADAVGFTFQSELTYANVLNAMDLAGFAVRAADRAEDAPLFFAGGPTACNPEPMAAFMDFFVIGDGEEAVAEIANALLPLRGAPRRRRLEAVAGIPGVYVPSLHPVEMVGGVPFADAGVKVTRRVTASLEDAPYPVRGIVPFTQLVHDGVGIEVLRGCTQGCRFCQAGMINRPVRERGPETVAGLLGKSLDNTGLEESTLVSLSTCDHSRARSLVRAAMETAGARSASVSLPSLRLDTFAVELADMITGMRRSGLTFAPEAATPRLRAVINKAIPDEDLIHMAEEACRRGWEHVKTYFMIGLPTERDEDVAAIADLCLRTLRAMRRTRRDAMVRTGVSTFVPKPHSPFQFAPQISMEETIARQRMLADAFRPHRGIKFGRHNPAASFIEGLISRGGRGTADLIEAAWRNGAGYETWEERLSLEPWTRAVEETGYDAAAAFAERRPGDRLPWDHIDMLTDPKWLADEWARAKSLEHAGDCRRGRCNLCGVNRRAPELCGEMLRRSAAGRGEEELLWAAPERPGPQARPEPVQRVRFRISRTGESRLLSHLETTQVWIRALRRAGAALAYSQGFHAHPKVTFSTALPLGEESRGGDFMDALFSAPARPSELLERLGKTLPMDFTADDAWEMPLRSPALMALVAGFDYELHTRADARTLRARAGEMMSAAELPIGRTVKHRPSAGGRREIELDLRPLIHHLDVEEGLDGTVVLFSTRMRDGRLAKPREIIALLGLDAPAVRVVKTRTLLAEVGAADFT